A single region of the Marinobacter nanhaiticus D15-8W genome encodes:
- a CDS encoding dihydrolipoyl dehydrogenase: MEKRKVDVAVIGTGTAGMVAYKAARKHTENLVVIEGDQYGTTCARVGCMPSKLLIAAAEAAHNVTGADLFGIHAEGVKIDGKAVMERVRRERDLFVGGVLETVESFPPEHRLKGMARFIDDHRLVVGGQVEIEARSFVIATGSRSNIPEFLQAAGDRLLVNDTVFELEDLPESVAVFGPGIIGLELGQALSRLGVRIRMFGVSGSIGAIRDEALRDYAQETFNREFPLDPSANVSAVERTAKGVRVTFEDEMKGEVSEEFDYLLAATGRRPNVDRLDLQNTGLELDDRGVPIFDHYTLRCSKSHIFIAGDADNEAPVLHEATDEGRIAGDNAGRYPDMRAGLRRVPLSIVFTDPQIATVGLTLDQVQERCRDSYATGELSFEDQGRSRVIGKDRGILKVYGEHGSGLFLGAEIFGPAAEHIGHLLAWAAQKHMTVSEMLDMPFYHPVIEEGVRSALRDLNRKLNIGPELVDRCLECGPGA, encoded by the coding sequence ATGGAAAAACGCAAAGTCGATGTCGCTGTAATCGGCACCGGTACGGCGGGCATGGTGGCCTACAAGGCCGCCCGCAAGCACACCGAAAACCTGGTGGTCATCGAGGGCGATCAGTATGGCACCACCTGTGCCCGGGTGGGCTGCATGCCGAGCAAGTTGCTGATTGCCGCCGCAGAAGCCGCACATAACGTGACTGGCGCGGACCTGTTCGGTATCCATGCCGAAGGTGTGAAGATTGACGGCAAGGCCGTTATGGAGCGCGTGCGCCGCGAGCGGGACCTATTCGTCGGTGGTGTGCTTGAAACCGTAGAGAGTTTTCCCCCAGAACATCGCCTGAAGGGCATGGCGCGTTTCATCGACGACCACCGACTGGTGGTGGGCGGCCAGGTCGAAATCGAGGCTCGCAGCTTCGTGATCGCCACCGGCTCGCGGTCGAATATTCCCGAATTCCTGCAGGCCGCCGGTGATCGGCTTCTGGTCAACGATACGGTGTTCGAACTCGAGGACCTGCCCGAGTCAGTGGCGGTATTCGGTCCCGGCATCATTGGTCTCGAGCTTGGTCAGGCCCTGAGCCGCCTGGGCGTGCGCATTCGCATGTTCGGGGTCAGCGGCAGCATCGGCGCGATCCGCGACGAAGCCCTTCGCGACTATGCGCAGGAGACGTTCAACCGGGAGTTTCCGTTGGATCCGTCGGCCAACGTCAGTGCTGTCGAACGCACAGCGAAGGGTGTCCGTGTGACGTTCGAGGACGAAATGAAGGGCGAAGTGAGCGAGGAGTTTGATTATCTGCTGGCGGCCACTGGACGACGCCCCAATGTGGATCGCCTGGACCTGCAAAATACCGGACTCGAGCTGGACGATCGAGGCGTGCCCATTTTCGATCACTACACCTTGCGTTGCAGCAAGAGCCATATCTTCATTGCCGGAGATGCCGATAACGAGGCCCCCGTGCTGCATGAAGCCACCGATGAGGGTCGCATAGCCGGGGATAACGCCGGGCGCTATCCGGATATGCGTGCCGGTCTGCGCCGGGTACCTCTGTCGATCGTTTTCACCGACCCGCAGATTGCTACCGTCGGGCTGACACTTGATCAGGTGCAGGAACGCTGTCGCGACAGCTATGCCACGGGTGAGCTGTCTTTCGAAGATCAGGGCCGGAGCCGAGTGATCGGTAAGGACCGTGGGATCTTGAAGGTTTACGGTGAGCATGGCAGTGGCCTGTTCCTCGGCGCCGAGATATTCGGCCCGGCAGCGGAGCACATCGGTCACCTGCTGGCCTGGGCAGCACAGAAGCACATGACGGTGAGTGAAATGCTGGACATGCCGTTCTACCATCCCGTCATCGAGGAAGGTGTGCGCTCAGCCCTGCGGGACCTCAACCGCAAACTCAATATTGGTCCGGAACTGGTCGATCGGTGCCTTGAGTGCGGTCCCGGCGCGTAA
- a CDS encoding FecCD family ABC transporter permease has protein sequence MHTEDVRRMPTPVSYAVLLAILLVAAVLALSSGAYPVAIEDLLKMMAGITPNDPTAELVLWDIRMPRLLLGLLTGAVLAVSGALLQGLFRNPLADPGLIGVSSGAALAAVAVIVLGGSGLASWTALAGRWSLPLAAFIGGSVTTLLAWRIASRQGQTSVALLLLAGIAINAIAGAGTGLLTFYADDNALRSLTFWTMGSLAHARWEDLWLAGPWMLITLIIAPLLARPLDAFLLGEPVAGHMGYSTAWVKRGAIALAALGVGAAVAVTGLIGFVGLVIPHLLRQIFGAGHRLLLPACALGGGALLVLADCLARVVVAPAELPIGLMMALLGGPFFLMLLMRNRFA, from the coding sequence ATGCACACTGAGGACGTCCGGCGAATGCCGACACCGGTCAGCTATGCGGTGTTGCTGGCCATCCTGCTGGTCGCTGCTGTGTTGGCCCTCTCCAGCGGCGCCTACCCCGTAGCCATCGAAGACCTGCTGAAGATGATGGCCGGCATCACGCCGAATGACCCAACGGCGGAGCTGGTGCTGTGGGATATTCGCATGCCCCGGCTGCTGTTGGGACTACTGACGGGCGCCGTTTTGGCGGTGTCCGGCGCGCTGCTGCAGGGTCTGTTCCGTAACCCCCTGGCCGATCCCGGTTTGATCGGTGTTTCCAGCGGAGCCGCATTGGCTGCCGTTGCGGTCATTGTATTGGGCGGCAGTGGTTTGGCGAGTTGGACGGCGTTGGCCGGTCGCTGGTCCCTGCCCCTGGCGGCGTTTATCGGCGGCAGCGTCACCACGTTGCTGGCCTGGCGCATCGCCAGCCGTCAGGGCCAGACCAGCGTCGCGCTGTTGCTGCTGGCCGGTATCGCCATCAACGCCATTGCCGGCGCCGGGACGGGCCTGCTCACCTTCTATGCGGATGACAACGCCCTGCGCTCCCTGACCTTTTGGACCATGGGCAGCCTGGCCCATGCCCGGTGGGAAGACCTCTGGCTGGCGGGTCCCTGGATGCTCATCACGCTGATCATCGCGCCGCTACTGGCCCGCCCGCTTGATGCTTTCTTGTTGGGAGAGCCAGTGGCCGGTCATATGGGGTATTCGACCGCCTGGGTGAAGCGCGGCGCTATTGCCCTGGCGGCCCTGGGCGTCGGCGCGGCAGTCGCGGTGACAGGGCTGATAGGCTTTGTCGGGTTAGTGATTCCTCACTTGCTCCGACAGATCTTCGGTGCCGGACATCGCCTGTTGCTGCCGGCTTGCGCCCTGGGCGGTGGCGCCTTGCTGGTGCTGGCCGACTGCCTGGCGCGTGTCGTGGTTGCTCCGGCGGAATTACCCATCGGCCTGATGATGGCGCTGTTGGGTGGCCCTTTCTTCCTGATGCTGTTGATGCGTAATCGATTTGCCTGA
- a CDS encoding TonB-dependent receptor domain-containing protein, whose protein sequence is MDAEDRDTGEPLTRRPEHQGTFSLDGLTPLPGLAWLIRVRSQSDELVDVQNDLESPGFTTIDLKLNQDLGDSLRLFGGVNNLTDKQRNFDNASDFGPVSGRYIYAGVTLGFGKPL, encoded by the coding sequence CTGGATGCCGAAGATCGCGACACCGGCGAGCCCCTCACCCGACGGCCCGAGCACCAAGGCACATTTTCGCTGGATGGCCTGACACCCTTACCGGGCCTGGCCTGGCTGATCCGTGTTCGCAGCCAGAGCGACGAGCTCGTCGACGTCCAGAACGATCTGGAATCCCCCGGTTTCACGACGATCGACCTGAAGCTGAACCAGGACCTCGGCGACAGCCTGCGTCTGTTCGGCGGGGTCAACAACCTCACGGATAAACAACGCAACTTCGATAACGCCAGCGATTTCGGCCCAGTCTCCGGACGCTACATCTACGCCGGCGTGACCCTGGGCTTCGGCAAACCGCTGTGA
- a CDS encoding LysE family translocator translates to MLQYWPEFLTVALVHFLAVASPGPDFAVVLRQAITQSRRNAMLTSVGVGLGILVHVTYSLLGIGLLIQQSVMLFNVLKVVGALYLTWIAIQCLRAKPGGIQVAASNGPAQTPGKAFRLGFLTNTLNPKATLFFVSLFSVVISPGTPVDVQVFYGVYMAVATGGWFAMVALFFTLPQVRRAFARFGHWLDRLMGGVLIALAGRLMLSAAGTETAD, encoded by the coding sequence ATGCTCCAGTACTGGCCCGAATTCCTGACCGTTGCCCTTGTCCATTTCCTCGCCGTAGCCAGCCCAGGGCCGGACTTTGCCGTGGTGCTGCGCCAAGCCATCACCCAGAGCCGGCGCAATGCGATGCTGACTTCCGTTGGGGTGGGGCTGGGCATTCTGGTACATGTCACCTACTCGCTGCTCGGTATCGGCCTGTTGATCCAGCAATCGGTCATGCTGTTCAACGTTCTCAAAGTGGTGGGCGCCCTCTACCTGACCTGGATCGCAATCCAGTGCCTGCGCGCCAAACCGGGCGGCATTCAGGTGGCCGCCAGCAACGGCCCCGCGCAAACGCCCGGCAAGGCCTTCAGGCTCGGCTTTTTGACCAACACCCTCAACCCCAAGGCGACGCTCTTCTTCGTGTCACTCTTCTCCGTCGTTATCAGCCCCGGTACGCCGGTGGACGTGCAGGTGTTCTATGGTGTCTACATGGCCGTTGCCACCGGCGGATGGTTCGCGATGGTGGCGCTCTTCTTCACCCTGCCGCAGGTGCGGCGAGCGTTTGCCCGTTTCGGCCACTGGCTGGACCGACTGATGGGCGGCGTACTGATTGCTCTCGCCGGACGCCTGATGCTCTCTGCTGCTGGCACGGAAACTGCTGATTAG
- a CDS encoding heme ABC transporter ATP-binding protein, with the protein MLKVDQLNIRLSGRPILADVNLRLHPGELVALLGPNGAGKSTLVRTLAGELHAPANSIHFADQPLGQWRRSTIARHRAVMPQKVDLQFPMTVEEVIALGRPREKPEQRGRVIDALLERLDIEHLKTRLVPTLSGGEQQRVQLARVLAQVWDQPDPRLLLLDECTSALDPAHQQVVFGQLRQLASAGYGLLVAVHDLNLAAQYADRLVLMKGGRIVADDSPTSVLTPDILKAVYGLSARVTMLPEGYPLVIPTSADQCP; encoded by the coding sequence ATGCTCAAGGTCGATCAGCTTAACATTCGCCTCTCGGGCCGCCCGATCCTTGCCGACGTTAACCTACGCCTGCATCCGGGCGAACTGGTGGCCCTGCTCGGCCCCAACGGTGCGGGTAAATCCACGTTGGTGCGAACGTTGGCCGGCGAGCTGCATGCGCCTGCCAATAGCATCCACTTTGCCGACCAGCCACTCGGCCAGTGGCGCCGGTCCACCATCGCCCGACATCGGGCCGTGATGCCGCAAAAGGTCGACCTGCAGTTCCCCATGACGGTCGAAGAAGTCATCGCGCTGGGCCGTCCGCGGGAAAAACCGGAGCAGCGCGGGCGGGTGATCGATGCATTGCTTGAACGACTGGATATCGAGCACCTGAAGACGCGGCTGGTGCCGACGCTATCCGGCGGCGAGCAGCAACGTGTCCAATTGGCGCGGGTGCTGGCGCAGGTCTGGGATCAGCCCGATCCTCGCCTGCTCCTGCTTGATGAATGCACATCCGCCCTGGATCCGGCGCACCAGCAAGTGGTATTCGGCCAATTGCGGCAGCTGGCATCGGCAGGCTATGGCTTACTGGTCGCTGTGCACGACCTCAACCTGGCGGCGCAGTATGCCGACCGGCTGGTCCTGATGAAGGGCGGCCGGATTGTCGCGGATGACTCCCCCACCAGCGTGCTGACACCGGATATCCTGAAAGCGGTCTACGGCCTATCAGCCCGGGTGACGATGCTACCGGAAGGCTATCCGTTGGTAATCCCGACAAGCGCCGACCAGTGTCCCTGA
- a CDS encoding heme/hemin ABC transporter substrate-binding protein: protein MQLRKIIGLAAILILGWAGAKAAAEPRIVSADGAITETIVALHATDLLVGVDTTSQYPPQVIAGLPKIGYLRALPLEGVLSLKPTRLITTEEAGPDVTLDGLGEAGVDVVELPVAWDVDAALERIRRVGDLVDQQDQANELANRMAAAIDKVQTSMANKTDARVLVLLAAGDHGVMLAGKETAADALLETLGLRNALDDVSGYKPASREALLVADPDAIVIAEARPGQFQPADWPALIHLKAWEDGHRVTANAMLLLGFGPRLPEAMQTIAAIVPESTAANDTAHAH from the coding sequence ATGCAATTGAGGAAGATCATCGGCCTGGCCGCGATACTCATACTGGGGTGGGCGGGTGCCAAAGCGGCCGCCGAACCCCGCATCGTAAGTGCCGACGGCGCCATTACGGAAACCATTGTTGCGCTGCACGCTACCGACCTTCTGGTCGGTGTGGACACCACCAGCCAGTATCCACCGCAGGTCATCGCCGGGTTGCCCAAAATCGGCTACCTGCGGGCCCTACCGTTGGAAGGCGTACTCTCGCTCAAGCCCACCCGGCTGATCACCACGGAGGAAGCCGGTCCGGATGTAACGCTGGACGGCCTCGGCGAGGCCGGGGTCGACGTAGTCGAGCTGCCCGTTGCCTGGGATGTTGATGCCGCTCTGGAGCGCATTCGCCGCGTGGGTGACTTGGTCGACCAGCAGGACCAGGCCAATGAGCTGGCGAACCGGATGGCGGCGGCTATCGACAAGGTCCAGACGTCTATGGCCAATAAGACGGACGCACGTGTACTGGTCCTGCTTGCGGCCGGCGACCATGGCGTTATGCTTGCGGGCAAGGAAACTGCCGCGGACGCGCTGCTCGAGACCCTGGGTCTGCGCAACGCACTGGATGACGTGAGCGGTTACAAACCCGCCAGCCGTGAAGCCTTGTTGGTTGCCGATCCGGATGCCATTGTCATCGCGGAGGCGCGGCCCGGCCAGTTCCAGCCTGCGGACTGGCCTGCCCTGATCCATCTCAAGGCCTGGGAGGACGGCCATCGGGTCACCGCCAACGCGATGCTTCTGCTAGGCTTTGGTCCGCGCCTGCCCGAGGCCATGCAGACCATCGCTGCTATCGTGCCCGAATCCACTGCGGCAAACGATACGGCCCATGCACACTGA
- a CDS encoding HmuY family protein, with amino-acid sequence MIHSRSILSLAATALLLAGCGGGSSSNDISDDGGNSGGDDQQAGVTTRQLDASDASTPVYLNLDTGETVALTPQEAAASTDWHLAFLRMGIQLNSGASGLGHVVGAVGAEQADFYDDEGNPNTSVFLNATADSELEHLLAEMTQPSNWTDEAVTSQFADDWYVYDFATHTVSANSNNGWLVRSGEGDSYARMQVTAFDMDTYTIEFDVQPAAQSTFTTSATFTGTLPSGSGELCFDFDANAMADCSTTAWDLKLGYGARTLYLRSNSGPSGNGDGGVFGAFEWAELDTYTSATLTPAGESIARLYNADATGGIFVDSSWYAYNLQGTHKLWPNYRVYLIDTDSTDDTSPIYGLQVIGYYNDAGTSGYPRIRWKTVELTPAN; translated from the coding sequence ATGATCCACTCACGTTCCATTCTTTCGCTGGCGGCTACGGCCCTTCTGCTCGCAGGTTGTGGCGGAGGCAGCAGCAGTAATGACATCTCCGACGACGGCGGCAATTCGGGCGGCGATGACCAGCAGGCCGGCGTGACCACCCGGCAGCTCGATGCCAGCGATGCTTCCACACCCGTTTACCTGAATCTCGACACCGGCGAAACGGTGGCGCTGACGCCCCAGGAAGCTGCGGCATCAACGGATTGGCACTTGGCGTTTCTACGCATGGGCATCCAGTTGAACAGTGGCGCGTCGGGCCTCGGGCATGTGGTTGGCGCTGTCGGCGCGGAGCAGGCGGATTTCTATGACGACGAGGGTAACCCAAACACCAGTGTCTTCCTGAATGCGACGGCTGACAGTGAGCTGGAACATCTGCTGGCCGAGATGACCCAACCCTCAAACTGGACCGACGAAGCGGTGACCAGTCAATTCGCCGACGACTGGTACGTCTATGATTTCGCCACCCATACCGTCTCCGCGAATAGCAATAATGGCTGGCTGGTGCGCTCAGGTGAGGGTGATAGCTATGCACGAATGCAGGTTACGGCCTTCGATATGGACACTTACACGATTGAGTTCGACGTCCAGCCAGCAGCCCAGTCAACGTTCACGACATCGGCCACCTTTACGGGCACGCTCCCGAGTGGCTCCGGCGAACTCTGTTTTGACTTTGATGCAAATGCAATGGCGGACTGCAGCACAACAGCGTGGGACCTCAAGCTGGGCTACGGTGCCCGAACCCTTTACCTGCGCAGCAACAGCGGCCCATCCGGTAACGGTGATGGCGGCGTCTTCGGAGCCTTCGAATGGGCTGAACTCGACACCTACACCAGTGCAACCCTCACGCCTGCCGGGGAGTCAATCGCACGGTTATACAATGCGGACGCAACTGGAGGCATCTTCGTGGACAGTTCCTGGTATGCCTACAACCTGCAGGGCACACACAAACTCTGGCCCAACTACCGCGTCTACCTGATCGACACCGACAGCACCGACGATACCTCACCCATCTACGGCCTTCAGGTCATTGGCTACTACAACGACGCGGGAACCAGCGGCTACCCGCGAATTCGCTGGAAAACCGTCGAACTGACCCCGGCAAACTGA
- a CDS encoding hemin-degrading factor codes for MQIEATMPDPLAERWAALRADNPGLRIRQAASELNVSELELLLCREPGEVQPLKPEFPAMLETMKTVGEVMILARNESVVHEVTGVFAEFRTSSSGAMGLAVGQIDVRVFFRNWAHGFRVMEQVRSGNRESLQFFDAHGQGVQKIYRTDRTDTAGWQALLTRFLEATPVTPSLEPPRPPLNRVDRESVDAEALRRDWLALKDTHHFNAMLKRHNTDRLTALELIGTDQALRLDTPDADAADESGYSVLERLLRQVSASQCPIMVFVGNPGIVQIFTGPVSRIVPTGPWVNVLDPGFNLHANVRSISQWWRVRRPTTDGVVTSVEGYDAEGELVLTLFGERKPGQREDERWQQEVQTLESTLVCN; via the coding sequence ATGCAAATCGAAGCAACGATGCCGGACCCCCTGGCCGAACGCTGGGCTGCACTCCGGGCCGACAATCCAGGTCTACGCATCCGGCAGGCTGCCAGCGAACTGAACGTTAGCGAACTGGAACTCCTGCTATGCCGGGAGCCCGGTGAGGTCCAGCCGCTCAAGCCTGAATTCCCGGCAATGCTGGAAACGATGAAAACGGTGGGCGAAGTGATGATCCTCGCCCGCAATGAGTCGGTGGTACATGAGGTCACCGGCGTCTTCGCAGAATTCCGCACCTCCAGTTCCGGCGCGATGGGATTGGCCGTCGGCCAGATTGACGTCCGGGTGTTCTTCCGCAACTGGGCGCACGGTTTCCGGGTAATGGAACAGGTACGCTCGGGTAACCGGGAAAGCCTGCAGTTCTTCGACGCCCATGGCCAGGGGGTGCAGAAGATCTACCGAACGGACAGGACCGACACCGCGGGCTGGCAGGCGCTGCTGACCCGATTCCTGGAAGCAACCCCCGTGACCCCGTCCCTCGAACCCCCAAGACCTCCCCTGAACCGGGTGGACCGCGAATCGGTGGATGCCGAAGCCCTGCGGCGGGACTGGTTGGCCCTGAAGGATACCCACCACTTCAACGCCATGCTCAAGCGACATAATACGGACCGCCTCACTGCGTTGGAATTGATCGGTACCGACCAGGCCTTGCGCCTGGACACGCCGGACGCAGACGCTGCGGACGAGAGCGGGTATTCTGTGCTCGAACGGCTGCTGCGCCAGGTCAGCGCCAGCCAGTGTCCGATTATGGTGTTCGTCGGCAATCCGGGTATCGTGCAGATTTTCACCGGTCCGGTTTCCAGGATCGTGCCCACCGGCCCCTGGGTCAATGTGCTCGACCCGGGATTCAACCTCCACGCCAACGTCCGTTCGATCAGCCAATGGTGGCGCGTGCGCCGTCCGACGACCGATGGCGTGGTAACCTCCGTGGAAGGCTACGACGCCGAAGGTGAGCTGGTGCTGACGCTGTTTGGCGAGCGCAAACCCGGCCAGCGGGAAGACGAGCGATGGCAACAGGAAGTTCAGACACTGGAGAGCACGTTAGTATGCAATTGA